The proteins below come from a single Drosophila kikkawai strain 14028-0561.14 chromosome 3R, DkikHiC1v2, whole genome shotgun sequence genomic window:
- the Prx3 gene encoding thioredoxin-dependent peroxide reductase, mitochondrial, translating to MSFVGRTLLRNVPLLGKGILRQQKQLAARLLHQTAPLAAVRVQQPAPDFKGLAVVGNNFQEVKLEDYRGKYLVLFFYPLDFTFVCPTEIVAFSERIKEFHDINTEVLGVSVDSHFSHLTWCNVDRKNGGVGQLKYPLLSDLTKKISADYDVLLDKEGISLRGTFIIDPNGILRQYSINDLPVGRSVDEVLRLIKAFQFVEQHGEVCPANWNPKTNPATIKPDVEESKKYFTKHG from the exons ATGTCTTTCGTGGGACGCACACTTTTGCGCAAC GTGCCGCTGCTTGGCAAGGGCATTTTGCGCCAGCAGAAACAGCTTGCCGCCCGACTCCTGCATCAGA CGGCTCCCCTGGCTGCGGTTCGTGTCCAGCAGCCGGCACCCGATTTCAAGGGTCTGGCCGTGGTGGGCAACAACTTCCAGGAGGTGAAACTGGAGGACTACAGGGGCAAGTACCTGGTGCTGTTCTTCTACCCACTCGATTT CACATTCGTTTGCCCCACGGAAATCGTTGCATTTAGCGAGCGGATCAAGGAGTTCCACGACATCAATACCGAGGTTTTGGGCGTGTCCGTGGACTCACATTTCAGCCACCTGACCTGGTGCAATGTGGACCGCAAGAACGGCGGTGTTGGCCAGCTCAAGTATCCGCTCCTCTCCGATTTGACCAAGAAGATCTCCGCCGACTACGATGTGCTGCTGGATAAGGAGGGTATCTCGCTGCGTGGCACCTTCATCATCGATCCCAATGGTATCCTGCGCCAGTACTCCATTAACGACCTGCCCGTTGGCCGTTCCGTTGATGAGGTACTGCGTCTCATCAAGGCCTTCCAATTTGTCGAACAGCACGGAGAGGTGTGCCCGGCCAACTGGAACCCCAAGACGAACCCGGCCACCATCAAGCCCGATGTGGAGGAGTCCAAGAAGTACTTCACCAAGCACGGCTAA
- the SF1 gene encoding splicing factor 1 isoform X2, whose translation MQTVNPEFKPPADYKPPVTRVSDKVLIPQEQHPDINFVGLLIGPRGNTLKAMEKDTGAKIIIRGKGSVKEGKVGRKDGQPLPGEDEPLHAFITAPNPEAVRKAVDKIKDVIRQGIEVPEGHNDLRRMQLRELAQLNGTLRENDIQRCTCGSTDHKSWQCPDKPIITNTIVCTSCGGTGHLTKDCRNKRPGSGAPGMACEDTQAKIDEEYMSLMAELGEGPPPSAAPATKPDPPANSGPQLHRASYSIFDKKPSQLQAIQSPPSSSSSRDHQRDMGGWGATGHEHGLGMEHGMGMEQHAHGLAAMDHGMSVGMEHAMSAYLPAPGTQAPPPMPPPLMPWMSAPQPPPPATEPLNPPIPGTLPPLIPPPPGTSAPPMPPWGGGGYSGWGSGYAPPPPPPCGPPPPALSLSQPPPPPPPSA comes from the exons ATGCAGACGGTCAATCCGGAGTTTAAGCCACCGGCGGACTACAA ACCGCCGGTGACCCGTGTCAGCGATAAAGTGCTGATCCCGCAGGAACAGCATCCGGACATCAACTTTGTGGGCCTGCTGATCGGGCCGCGAGGCAATACGCTCAAAGCTATGGAGAAGGATACGGGCGCCAAGATCATAATTCGCGGCAAGGGATCGGTGAAGGAGGGCAAGGTGGGCCGCAAGGATGGTCAACCGTTGCCGGGCGAGGACGAGCCCCTGCATGCGTTCATCACCGCACCCAATCCGGAGGCGGTGCGCAAGGCGGTGGACAAGATCAAGGACGTAATACGGCAGGGCATCGAGGTACCAGAGGGCCACAACGATCTCCGCCGAATGCAGTTGCGAGAGTTGGCCCAGCTCAATGGAACGTTGCGCGAAAATGACATCCAACGGTGTACGTGCGGCTCCACGGACCACAAGTCGTGGCAGTGTCCAGACAAGCCGATTATCACAAACACCATAGTGTGCACCTCATGCGGCGGGACAGGCCATCTGACCAAGGATTGTCGCAACAAGCGCCCGGGATCCGGAGCACCGGGCATGGCCTGTGAGGATACCCAGGCGAAGATCGACGAGGAGTACATGAGCTTAATGGCAGAGCTCGGAGAGGGACCGCCGCCATCAGCCGCACCAGCAACCAAGCCGGATCCGCCCGCAAACAGTGGTCCTCAGTTGCACCGGGCCAGCTACAGCATCTTTGATAAGAAGCCCTCGCAGTTGCAGGCCATCCAGTCACCGCCGAGCAGCTCCTCGTCGCGAGATCACCAGCGCGACATGGGCGGATGGGGTGCGACGGGGCACGAGCACGGCCTGGGCATGGAGCACGGTATGGGGATGGAGCAGCACGCTCACGGCTTGGCAGCGATGGATCACGGCATGAGTGTGGGCATGGAGCACGCGATGTCGGCCTATTTGCCGGCGCCTGGCACCCAAGCGCCACCACCAATGCCGCCACCGCTAATGCCATGGATGAGTGCACCGCAGCCGCCGCCACCGGCAACGGAGCCGCTGAATCCACCCATACCGGGCACATTGCCACCGCTCATACCGCCACCGCCGGGCACTAGTGCTCCACCCATGCCGCCGTGGGGCGGTGGCGGCTACAGTGGTTGGGGCAGCGGCTATGCTCCGCCACCACCTCCACCCTGTGGCCCGCCGCCACCAGCCTTGAGCTTGTCgcagccgccgccaccaccaccgccctCCGCTTGA